Sequence from the Nocardioides exalbidus genome:
GGTCAGCACCAGGCAACCGTCGACGGCGGTCGCGCCGCCGGACAGGGAGGTGCCGGCACCGCGGGGCACGACCGGTACGCGGTGCTCGGTGGCCCACCGCAGCGCGACCTGGACCTGCTCGGTGCTCTCGGCACGTACGACGGCGCACGGCATGCCGGCGGCCAGGTCCTCGAACCGGTCGTGGCGGTACTTCTCGACGCGCACGGCGTCGGTGACGACGACCCCGGCGGGGAGGGCGGAGACCAGGGCGTCGACCGCGGACCGGGCGGTGGCGGTGACGGACATGGGGTCGCTCCTGATCTCGTGCCAGCGGGGGTGACAGGTGTCGGGACGTGCGGTGCCGCCGCGGCGGCGGGTGGAGGTGCACCCGCCGCCACGGGGAGTCGCGCCGGGATCAGCCCTGGTCGGGGTTGTCCTTGAGGTAGTCGGTCGCCCACGAGGTGAGGTCGAGGCCCTTCATGGCCTCCTCGGTGACCGAGGTGTCGACGATGGTCGAGTAGTCGACGTCGTCCTCGAGGATGTTGTACTTGCGCAGCCAGTCGTAGACCTCCTTGACCTCGGCGTCGGAGAGCACGCCGGGGGTGTCGGTGTCGGCGCCGGGCGCCGCGCAGATCGAGAAGAAGTTCTGGTTCCAGTCGGCCTGGTCGGCGAGCTGCTCGTCGTACTTGTCGGCGGGCGGGGCGACGTTGGAGAAGACGTCCCAGTGGTCGGCGACCACGCGCTCGGGGTCGTCGGCGCCGATCTGGCAGCCCTTGTAGAAGTTGCGCATGTAGGCCACGAGCGCGTCGTGCTTGGTGTCGAGCACCTCCTGCGTCGTGGTCTGCAGCATCATCCCGGGGAGGTCGGACATGGCCGCCTCGACCGGCTGGAGCGGCGCGTCGGTCAGCGCGGAGATGCTCTGCCACATGCCCTCCCAGCCGGCGATCGCGTCGACCGTGCCGGAGTTGAGCGCCTCGGCCATCGGCGCGCCCACGCCGATCGGGAGGATCTTGACGTCCTTGTCCGGGTCGAGCCCGACCTCGGCCAGCGAGCCGCGGACCATCATGTCGGAGGCCGATCCGAGGGCCAGGACGCCGATCTTCTTGCCCTTGAGGTCCGCGGCGGTCTCGATGCCGCTGCCCTCGGGGGCGACCATCAGGTAGGCCGGGCCGTTGAGGAAGCCGATGATGCGCAGGTCCGGGTCGAGCTTCGCGGCGGCGTACGCCGTCGGGGCGGAGCCCTGCGCCATGTCGACCTTGCCGGCGCTGAGCAGCTGGAGGCCGGCCGCCGCGCTCTGCGCAACGTCCCACTTGAGGGTGTAGCCGTCCGCCTTGTCCCAGCCCTCCTGGATCTGGACCGAGCCCCACGGGGCGCCCGACGGGCCGTTGGACGGGTCGCCGTTCACCCCGGAGAGGGAGGTGGTGCCATCGGCGTTGGCCTCGTCGCCGCCACCGCCACAGGCGGCGAGGGACACGGAGGCGATCGAGAGCACGAGCGCCGTGGCCAGGCCGCGCCGGGCGCGGCGGGTGGTGGAGAGGGTCATGGTCGTGAGACTTCCTGTGATGTGGGTAGGACCCGAGAGGCGCCCGCGTGCGGGCAGGGCTGACCAGCCGGACGCCGGACGAGCGGTGGTGAGTGCTCGCCGGTGCCCGCCTTCGCGGTCGGACGTGCTGGTGGTCGGGCGTCCGCTACTTCGGGACGATCGACCGGGGCATCACCTTGTGGAGGATGCTGACGGCCAGGTGGAGGATCGCTCCCGCCACGGCCAGGACGATGAGGACGGCGTAGACCGCGGCCGAGTCGCCGTAGGCGGCTCGCTCGGTGATGACGCGGCCGAGGCCGTACTCGGTGCCGACGATCTCGGCGGTGATGACGCCCAGCAGGGCGCCGACCACGGCGATGTCGAGGGCGGGGAAGACGTACGACATCGCGCGGGGGAGCCGCAGGTGGCGCAGCTCCTGGCGCTTGCTGGCGCCGATCGAGCGCATCAGGTTGTGCTCGTCGGGGTCCACGTCGAGGAGGCCGGCCATGGTCGCGCTGATGACCGGGAAGAAGGCGAGCGAGGTGCCGATGATGATCTTCGGTCCGTCGCCGTAGCCGAGCCAGACCACGAAGAGCGGCGCGACCGCGATCTTCGGGAAGGCCTGGAAGGCGAGGATGTAGGGGTAGACGGCCGTCTTGACCGAGGCGATGAAGGCCATGATCGAGCCGCCCACGATGCCGAGCACGAGGCCGATCGCGAAGCTCCACAGCGTGCCGCGGGCGCTGGACATGATGTCCTCGTTCCACACGCCGCCGAACAGGTAGCTCCTGAGCGCGTCCCACACGTCGGCAGGCGCCGGCACGATCAGCGCGGACACCATGTCGTTGGAGGTGGTGTACCACCAGGCCAGGAACACGATCGCGGGGACGATCAGCCGGAGGCCGAGGTTCTTGGCGAGGACGCCGGCCCGGCTGGGCGTGGGCAGCACGTCGGGCTGGGCCTTGCGGCTCTTCGGTCCCTTGCCCTCGTCGAGGGTGGACGTGGGCTCTGCGGTCATCGTCATGCGGACTCACCTCCGAGGGCGCCGGCCTTGCTGAAGTGGGAGCGGATGGTCGAGACCATCTCGAAGAACTGCGGGTCGGTGCGCAGTGCGGACGTGCGCGGACGGGGCAGGTCGATGTCGACGACGGCCTCGATGCGGCCCGGTCGCGGCGCCATCACGGCGACGCGGTCGGAGAGGTAGACCGCCTCGCTGATGTTGTGGGTCACGAAGATGACCGTCTTGGGGTGGCTGGTCCACAGGCGCAGGAGCTCGTCGTGCAGCACCTCGCGGGTGAACTCGTCGAGCGCGGAGAACGGCTCGTCCATGAGCAGCACCTTGGGCTCGCCGGCCAGGGCACGTGCGATCGAGACGCGCTGCTGCATGCCGCCGGACAGCTCGCCGGGATAGCGGTCCTTGAAGTCCGCCAGGCCGATGAACTCCAGCAGCTCGGCTGCCCGCTGGCGGGTCTCCTTCGTGAGCGTGCCGGCGATCTTCGCGGGCAGCAGGACGTTCTGCTCGACGGTGTACCACTTGAGCAGCGCCGCCTTCTGGAACACCACGGACACCTGGGGGTCGGGCTTCCGGACCGTGCGCTCGCCGACGACGATCCGCCCGCCGGTGGCGTGGTCGAGACCGGCGACGAGCTTCAGCAGGGTGGTCTTGCCGCAACCGCTGGGGCCGACGAGGCTGACGAACTCACCAGGCTTGACGACGAGCTCGGTGGGGCGGAGGGCCTCCACCGGCGACGCGCCGCGGCGCAGGTAGGTCTTGGCCGCTGAGTCGATCGCGATCTGCTCGGCGCCGCCCACGTGCGGGTGGGCGAGGAGCTTCTCGGGTGGTGCAGAGACCATCAGGACTCCGTTTCATCGAGGGGTGTGACCGGGTGGTGTCCGCGACGGGTGCATCGGTGGTGCGGGGGTGTGATCGCGGTCACAGCTCGGTTCGGGCAACATCTTGTTGGGTGAATCGGCAACATGTCAATGGATGAGGCGGGGTGTTTTGGGGTGGTCGTCACACGAACGATCCCGGCACGTCGTAGGGGTCGACCTGGACGTCGATGAGGACCGGGCGGTCGCGCTCGGCCAGGGTCGACAGCGCGGCCTCGAGGTCCTCCAGC
This genomic interval carries:
- a CDS encoding ABC transporter substrate-binding protein → MTLSTTRRARRGLATALVLSIASVSLAACGGGGDEANADGTTSLSGVNGDPSNGPSGAPWGSVQIQEGWDKADGYTLKWDVAQSAAAGLQLLSAGKVDMAQGSAPTAYAAAKLDPDLRIIGFLNGPAYLMVAPEGSGIETAADLKGKKIGVLALGSASDMMVRGSLAEVGLDPDKDVKILPIGVGAPMAEALNSGTVDAIAGWEGMWQSISALTDAPLQPVEAAMSDLPGMMLQTTTQEVLDTKHDALVAYMRNFYKGCQIGADDPERVVADHWDVFSNVAPPADKYDEQLADQADWNQNFFSICAAPGADTDTPGVLSDAEVKEVYDWLRKYNILEDDVDYSTIVDTSVTEEAMKGLDLTSWATDYLKDNPDQG
- a CDS encoding ABC transporter permease, translated to MTMTAEPTSTLDEGKGPKSRKAQPDVLPTPSRAGVLAKNLGLRLIVPAIVFLAWWYTTSNDMVSALIVPAPADVWDALRSYLFGGVWNEDIMSSARGTLWSFAIGLVLGIVGGSIMAFIASVKTAVYPYILAFQAFPKIAVAPLFVVWLGYGDGPKIIIGTSLAFFPVISATMAGLLDVDPDEHNLMRSIGASKRQELRHLRLPRAMSYVFPALDIAVVGALLGVITAEIVGTEYGLGRVITERAAYGDSAAVYAVLIVLAVAGAILHLAVSILHKVMPRSIVPK
- a CDS encoding ABC transporter ATP-binding protein, with translation MVSAPPEKLLAHPHVGGAEQIAIDSAAKTYLRRGASPVEALRPTELVVKPGEFVSLVGPSGCGKTTLLKLVAGLDHATGGRIVVGERTVRKPDPQVSVVFQKAALLKWYTVEQNVLLPAKIAGTLTKETRQRAAELLEFIGLADFKDRYPGELSGGMQQRVSIARALAGEPKVLLMDEPFSALDEFTREVLHDELLRLWTSHPKTVIFVTHNISEAVYLSDRVAVMAPRPGRIEAVVDIDLPRPRTSALRTDPQFFEMVSTIRSHFSKAGALGGESA